GGATGCGCTGGCGTATCGCGTGCCGCCAGCTCTCGCCAGTGGCCTGCTCGATGATCAGCCCCAACAACACGTAGTTGGTGTTGGAATAGGCATGTGCGCCGGGCGGCTGTTGCGCGCGGGCCGCCGCCAGATCGATGAAGCCCTGGGATGACCAGATGCGCTGCGGATCGCCGGCAGCAGCCAGTTCCAGCTCCGGACTGTCGAACTCCGGCAGGCCGCTGGTGTGGTTCAGCAGCTGCCTCACCGTGATGTCAGCACGGTATCGCAGGCCGGCGATCACCGCGTCGGGCAGCACCATAGGCAGGGGGGCATCCAGACCGAATTTCCCTTCCTCGACCAGCTGCAGCACCACCGTGGCAACCAGGGTCTTGACCATGCTGCCGGCACGGATGCGGTCGTTCGGCCCGGCCGGTTGCGCAACGGCGATATCGCGCAAGCCGGCAGCCAGCCGGTAGCTGCCATTGGGGCCTGCCGCATAGAGCTGCGCCGCCGGCACGGTCGGGCCAACGGCGTCGACCAGTATCTTCTGCAGCTCGGCGAGTGCGTCGGGCTCCGGCGGCGGGGAAGCATCGTTGCAGGCAGTCAGCAATAGACAACCGATGAACAGGGTGGACTTGAGCAAAGCGCGCAGCATGGGCAGTCTCCAGGGCGGTGGGGAAACGATGCAGGCCGTGGCGCTGCACCGATCCGCTCATTGGAAACGCCCCAAGCTTTGCAAATGCTGAGGGCCGAGCCCTGCATACCGGAGCTGTCATGCATCTGCTGCTGATCGAAGACGATCTGGAACTCGGCGCCGCGCTGCAACACGCCCTCGTCGCGCGCGGTTTCAGCAGCGAATGGCTGCGCCATGCCGCCGATGCAATCCGCTGGCTGGACAACGCCAAGGCAAGCGCCGCCTGCATCTGCGCGGTGCTGGACCTGGGCCTGCCCGATGGCGACGGGCTGGCCGTGCTCGCCACTTGGCGGCGGCGTCGCCTCACCCTGCCAGTGATCGTGCTGACGGCACGGGATGCCGTGGCCGACCGCGTGGCCGGGCTCGATGCCGGCGCCGATGATTACGTGGTCAAGCCGGTAGCGCCGGAGGAGCTGGTCGCACGCATCC
This region of Chitinolyticbacter meiyuanensis genomic DNA includes:
- a CDS encoding serine hydrolase domain-containing protein, producing the protein MLRALLKSTLFIGCLLLTACNDASPPPEPDALAELQKILVDAVGPTVPAAQLYAAGPNGSYRLAAGLRDIAVAQPAGPNDRIRAGSMVKTLVATVVLQLVEEGKFGLDAPLPMVLPDAVIAGLRYRADITVRQLLNHTSGLPEFDSPELELAAAGDPQRIWSSQGFIDLAAARAQQPPGAHAYSNTNYVLLGLIIEQATGESWRHAIRQRILLPLQLADTRLPEPGDISIAEPYLRGYVPDEAGVLHDISRVDPSMAGAAGGHAMITTTTELARFTRALLRGELFRDPATLASMKAVVPAEPRGEFEYGYGLGLERYRFPDGTEFWGHGGSTAGYAGATLYFPERDLVIVAAHSASDLLEVYFRLALPAYQVLTAPR
- a CDS encoding response regulator; its protein translation is MHLLLIEDDLELGAALQHALVARGFSSEWLRHAADAIRWLDNAKASAACICAVLDLGLPDGDGLAVLATWRRRRLTLPVIVLTARDAVADRVAGLDAGADDYVVKPVAPEELVARILAVTRRASGQTSGRWTVGALQIDPGRREVWRDGEPVALSRREFDIVAELARQPGHVVPKHRLASALVPLGDPLDFNAIEFHVHRLRRKLGEDCIQTVRGVGYRMAD